One Papaver somniferum cultivar HN1 chromosome 10, ASM357369v1, whole genome shotgun sequence genomic window carries:
- the LOC113315009 gene encoding uncharacterized protein LOC113315009 isoform X2, translated as MRGDQTNAAHSEPLSQEQDEVAMTMEEEDRSLVQIMECRICQEEDHAVNLENPCACNGTLKYAHRKCVQRWCNEKGNTTCEICQELFEPGYTAPPPSPPRPSSDDTTVDISGNWTAGDDVDHDDPRLLAMAASRRHFLESDYEDRDRDGASFCRAAAFMLMALLLLRHALAITAAEGDNDAATLFALFMLRAIGFILPCYITAWAVSMIHYRRQVRGNNSAMSTTEVAIMMQTGENGDLEFTLAPNLSVPAPCPPNIPTQA; from the exons ATGAGGGGTGACCAAACAAATGCTGCCCATTCTGAGCCCTTGAGCCAAGAACAAGATGAAGTTGCGATGACGATGGAGGAGGAAGATCGATCACTTGTTCAGATAATGGAGTGCCGGATTTGCCAGGAAGAAGATCATGCTGTGAACTTGGAAAATCCTTGTGCATGTAATGGTACTTTGAAG TATGCTCACCGGAAGTGTGTGCAACGTTGGTGCAACGAAAAAGGAAATACGACTTGTGAGATTTGCCAGGAG CTTTTCGAGCCTGGTTATACCGCACCACCCCCTTCACCTCCCCGGCCAAGCTCTGACGATACCACTGTTGATATCAG TGGAAACTGGACTGCTGGAGATGATGTGGATCACGACGACCCTCGTCTCTTGGCTATGGCAGCAAGTCGTCGCCATTTTCTTGAATCGGACTATGAAGACAGGGATAGAGATGGAGCTTCTTTTTGCCGTGCAGCTGCTTTCATG TTAATGGCGCTCCTGCTCTTGAGGCATGCATTGGCAATTACAGCTGCTGAAGGTGATAATGATGCTGCCACATTGTTCGCT CTATTCATGCTGCGAGCAATTGGGTTTATATTACCATGCTACATAACAGCATGGGCCGTCAGTATGATACATTATCGACGTCAAGTACGG GGTAATAACTCAGCAATGTCCACAACCGAAGTTGCTATTATGATGCAAACAGGGGAAAATGGAGATTTAGAATTCACACTAGCACCTAACTTGTCTGTGCCGGCGCCATGTCCTCCTAATATTCCTACTCAAGCTTGA
- the LOC113315009 gene encoding uncharacterized protein LOC113315009 isoform X1, translating to MRGDQTNAAHSEPLSQEQDEVAMTMEEEDRSLVQIMECRICQEEDHAVNLENPCACNGTLKYAHRKCVQRWCNEKGNTTCEICQELFEPGYTAPPPSPPRPSSDDTTVDIRQMFLLPILMLSNILFGNWTAGDDVDHDDPRLLAMAASRRHFLESDYEDRDRDGASFCRAAAFMLMALLLLRHALAITAAEGDNDAATLFALFMLRAIGFILPCYITAWAVSMIHYRRQVRGNNSAMSTTEVAIMMQTGENGDLEFTLAPNLSVPAPCPPNIPTQA from the exons ATGAGGGGTGACCAAACAAATGCTGCCCATTCTGAGCCCTTGAGCCAAGAACAAGATGAAGTTGCGATGACGATGGAGGAGGAAGATCGATCACTTGTTCAGATAATGGAGTGCCGGATTTGCCAGGAAGAAGATCATGCTGTGAACTTGGAAAATCCTTGTGCATGTAATGGTACTTTGAAG TATGCTCACCGGAAGTGTGTGCAACGTTGGTGCAACGAAAAAGGAAATACGACTTGTGAGATTTGCCAGGAG CTTTTCGAGCCTGGTTATACCGCACCACCCCCTTCACCTCCCCGGCCAAGCTCTGACGATACCACTGTTGATATCAGGCAGATGTTCCTTCTACCTATTTTGATGCTCTCCAATATTCTTTT TGGAAACTGGACTGCTGGAGATGATGTGGATCACGACGACCCTCGTCTCTTGGCTATGGCAGCAAGTCGTCGCCATTTTCTTGAATCGGACTATGAAGACAGGGATAGAGATGGAGCTTCTTTTTGCCGTGCAGCTGCTTTCATG TTAATGGCGCTCCTGCTCTTGAGGCATGCATTGGCAATTACAGCTGCTGAAGGTGATAATGATGCTGCCACATTGTTCGCT CTATTCATGCTGCGAGCAATTGGGTTTATATTACCATGCTACATAACAGCATGGGCCGTCAGTATGATACATTATCGACGTCAAGTACGG GGTAATAACTCAGCAATGTCCACAACCGAAGTTGCTATTATGATGCAAACAGGGGAAAATGGAGATTTAGAATTCACACTAGCACCTAACTTGTCTGTGCCGGCGCCATGTCCTCCTAATATTCCTACTCAAGCTTGA